AGGAAATCGCGAGAGGTATTCGCTCCGGCCGACTGCGTCGACACCGCCGGCACCGTTAGCGGCCTGCTACTCACGCGCGGCGGGGCATGTTCGGCGTCGAGAGTTCGGGCATCGAGGCGCTCGAGCGCCGCTGTGATGCGAGCCTTCGCGGCTTCCACCTCGCCGCGCGCCGACTGCGCGGTCCACGGCGCGAGGAACTCGCTATCGCGGTCGCGGAGCGACTCTTCTCCCACGAGCTGCACGACGGTGTTCTGCGCCGAGCCGACCACGTGCGTGATCAGGACGATGAGGCTGCTGCCCGTCGGGAGTGGTCTCCAGGCGATCTGCTCGTCGTCGAGCCCGTCGAGTGATTCGGCGACCCGGTCGATGTCGCGGAACAGCCGACGCCGGATCGATTCGAGTTCAGGGTCCAGACCCATACGGGCTCCTTCCTTCCGAAGTGGGAAACGACAACACACATAGGTGATGTTCACGCGCGAGCACATGAGTGAACGCGAAGAAGTAGAGATGCAGTGAAACGGAAGGGGGCCGCCTTTGTCGGGCGGCCCCTCCGATCTATTTCTTCGCGGCGGCGGCTTCCTGCATAGCCTCGACTGCCGCAGCGTCCATGGGGCTCATCAGCTGGAAGTAGTTATTGTCCGGATCGGCGAACGTTCCGATGAGCATCCCGCTGCTCTCGGCCGGGTCGTATGGCTCTTTCACCACCGTCGCACCCGCCGCCTTGAGCTTGGCAAACTCCGCCTCGACGTCGGGCGTCTCGATGTTCCAGATGATCCTGCCCGGCTCCCGGTTCTTCCCGTGGACCTGGTCGTGTGGACCGATCGTCAGGAAGCCGCCGCCGAGCTGCCATCCGAAATAGGCGCCGTCGTCCATGGTCGGCTTGCCGAAGAGCTTGGTGTAGTAGTCAGCGAGCCGCTTGGGATCGTCTGAGCCGATCAGAATGCTGTTGAAGTTCATACCGTCCCCCTTTTGGTCGAACCAGATGTCGTGTCGAGCCTAAGCCTTCGGGCGGCTATCGCACTCAGCGCATCGGCACAACTGACGTGCCTTCTAGCAGAGCCTTCATGACACCTTCGCTCTGGGTGCGTTGATCGCCAGCGCCACGCGGCCAACGAACCTCTCTGCCATCTCTCACCTCATGCTGGCACGATGGTCCCTATCGATACGACTCGGGTCGACGTCTGGCTGTGGGCCGTCCGGCTGTACAAGTCGCGTTCGGCCGCGACGACCGCGTGCCGCGGCGGCCACGTCCGCGTGAATCGCGCGCCGGCGAAGGCGTCGACGCAGGTGAAGGTCGGCGACCGCGTCGAGGCATTCATCGAACGCCCGCGGGTCCTCGAGGTCGCGGGCGTCATCGACAAGCGCGTCGGTGCGGCAGTTGCGGCGAAGAACTTGATCGACCACAGCCCGCCTGCGCCGGTCGTGAAGCGGCAGCCGCGGATGCCCAGGCGTGAGCCCGGCGCCGGACGCCCGACCAAGCGCGAGCGCCG
The DNA window shown above is from Candidatus Limnocylindria bacterium and carries:
- a CDS encoding DinB family protein — translated: MGLDPELESIRRRLFRDIDRVAESLDGLDDEQIAWRPLPTGSSLIVLITHVVGSAQNTVVQLVGEESLRDRDSEFLAPWTAQSARGEVEAAKARITAALERLDARTLDAEHAPPRVSSRPLTVPAVSTQSAGANTSRDFLLQTIAHAAEHAGHAELTRDLVRAALPKRS
- a CDS encoding VOC family protein, with the protein product MNFNSILIGSDDPKRLADYYTKLFGKPTMDDGAYFGWQLGGGFLTIGPHDQVHGKNREPGRIIWNIETPDVEAEFAKLKAAGATVVKEPYDPAESSGMLIGTFADPDNNYFQLMSPMDAAAVEAMQEAAAAKK
- a CDS encoding RNA-binding S4 domain-containing protein, giving the protein MVPIDTTRVDVWLWAVRLYKSRSAATTACRGGHVRVNRAPAKASTQVKVGDRVEAFIERPRVLEVAGVIDKRVGAAVAAKNLIDHSPPAPVVKRQPRMPRREPGAGRPTKRERRQLERFRGP